One genomic segment of Fervidobacterium pennivorans includes these proteins:
- the groES gene encoding co-chaperone GroES has product MKVKPLGERLLIKPIIEEKKTAGGIVLPDAAKEKPMKAEIVEVGKLPEDCTLKVGDKVIYNKYSGTEIKIDDEDYIIIDLNDILAKIEE; this is encoded by the coding sequence ATGAAGGTAAAACCACTCGGTGAAAGGCTTTTGATAAAGCCCATCATTGAAGAAAAGAAAACAGCAGGTGGAATTGTTCTTCCAGATGCTGCTAAGGAAAAACCTATGAAGGCAGAGATAGTTGAAGTTGGCAAACTTCCAGAAGATTGCACACTTAAAGTTGGTGACAAGGTAATTTACAACAAATACTCAGGAACAGAGATAAAAATTGACGATGAGGATTACATCATCATCGATTTGAACGATATTCTAGCAAAAATAGAAGAGTAA